From a region of the Mycoplasma miroungigenitalium genome:
- a CDS encoding phosphotransferase has translation MTNYMQFLKENISKELLSELSDIEFIYKGFHNYTFKAKYKRKDVQVRIPISNLVNHDIEELVLKSLSATLYYENGILIREWFQGKTLEYIKLTKEIQLKVIKKIKEFHQLTLNVPKMDFHHYKKGSKKYVDLVAKYTKDADLVTSHCDLSAKNILINETGNIELIDFEWVRKAHPFFDAITLVQSQNFNPEIVKTEFCMTDQQFEEITFISDEFRQHGYESVYSNFVINSDTPKIGKGLTNLSYVQNDLFIQIKQKNGFNHLNKLSLFDKLKCNEKVIFENENMIIRKYINSLDINFSNEYIIANIAKAISELHCSQIQLKNNSIRQRIEKYIEMLNDHIKFNLIFTPDIIKTLLIYAEFLTNDVPSHNDLNKENILLDNTNNIKFIDFEYSSMNNIYFDLSYCASALVLSSELELKFLNSYSENSNRIIDINEYYKTKALANFYGIAWSLTINPEFDFSWLTNNVLDNLIYFK, from the coding sequence ATGACAAACTATATGCAATTTTTAAAAGAAAATATCAGTAAAGAATTATTAAGCGAACTTTCTGACATCGAATTTATATATAAGGGGTTTCACAACTATACATTTAAAGCCAAATATAAAAGAAAGGACGTTCAGGTTAGAATACCTATTTCTAATCTTGTTAATCACGATATTGAGGAGCTAGTACTAAAATCACTCTCTGCAACTTTGTATTATGAAAATGGAATATTAATTCGTGAATGATTTCAAGGAAAAACACTTGAATATATCAAATTAACAAAAGAAATTCAACTGAAAGTAATAAAAAAAATAAAAGAATTTCACCAATTGACATTAAATGTCCCAAAAATGGATTTTCATCACTACAAAAAAGGCAGTAAAAAATATGTAGATTTAGTTGCAAAATACACAAAAGACGCCGATTTGGTGACTTCGCACTGTGACTTGTCTGCTAAAAACATACTAATAAACGAAACAGGCAATATAGAATTAATAGATTTTGAATGAGTTCGTAAAGCTCATCCTTTTTTTGATGCAATAACATTAGTCCAATCGCAGAATTTTAATCCCGAGATTGTTAAAACTGAATTTTGTATGACAGACCAACAATTTGAAGAAATAACATTTATATCAGATGAATTTAGACAACATGGTTATGAATCGGTATATTCAAATTTTGTTATTAATAGTGATACCCCAAAAATAGGAAAAGGATTAACAAATCTTTCTTATGTACAAAATGATTTATTTATACAAATTAAACAAAAAAACGGATTTAATCACCTGAATAAATTGTCTTTATTTGACAAACTAAAATGTAATGAAAAAGTTATATTTGAAAATGAAAATATGATAATCAGAAAATACATAAACTCATTAGATATTAATTTTAGTAACGAATATATAATTGCTAACATTGCAAAGGCAATATCTGAGTTGCATTGTTCCCAAATTCAATTAAAAAACAATTCAATTCGTCAAAGAATTGAAAAATACATTGAAATGTTAAATGACCATATAAAATTTAACTTAATATTTACCCCAGACATAATTAAAACATTATTAATATACGCGGAATTTTTAACTAACGACGTTCCGTCCCATAATGATTTAAACAAAGAAAATATTCTGCTTGATAACACTAATAATATTAAGTTTATTGACTTTGAATATTCAAGTATGAATAATATTTATTTTGATCTTTCCTATTGCGCTTCAGCTTTAGTGCTGTCATCAGAGTTAGAGTTAAAATTCCTTAATTCTTACTCTGAAAATAGCAATAGAATAATAGATATAAACGAGTATTATAAAACCAAAGCGTTGGCAAATTTTTATGGAATTGCATGGTCGCTAACAATTAATCCTGAATTTGATTTTTCTTGACTGACGAACAATGTTTTAGATAACCTCATATACTTTAAATAA
- the prfA gene encoding peptide chain release factor 1, which produces MYKSLMSIKNKHDELVEKLTEESVINNIKEYTKINREVGKIKDIANVFTKYLNLEKDIATAKTMLSSKDQDEIEFAKSIIDENEPQLVELEEKLKILILPKDENDDKNVIIEIRGAAGGDEANIFAGDLYRMYSKYAEEVGFKQSVLSTSPANAGGFSQIVFMVKGENAYSKLKFETGVHRVQRIPTTESSGRIHTSTVTVTVMPEIDDSIDIEIKPQDINIDTYRSSGAGGQSVNTTDSAIRITHIPTGIVVTSQDQRSQIANKEAAMSVLRSKLYDLEMQKKQDEESGYRKLAGHGDRSEKIRTYNYPQDRVTDHRIGYSTSLKQVIEGKLDSIIESLLTEEQNQKIAASGLK; this is translated from the coding sequence ATGTACAAATCGTTAATGAGCATCAAAAATAAACATGATGAACTAGTCGAAAAATTAACCGAAGAATCAGTAATTAACAATATAAAGGAGTATACAAAAATAAATCGTGAAGTTGGTAAAATCAAAGATATTGCCAATGTTTTCACTAAATATTTAAATTTAGAAAAAGATATAGCAACAGCCAAAACTATGCTTTCATCAAAAGATCAAGACGAAATAGAATTCGCTAAATCAATTATTGATGAAAACGAACCACAGCTAGTTGAACTAGAAGAAAAATTAAAAATTCTCATTCTACCTAAAGATGAAAATGATGATAAAAACGTTATCATTGAAATTCGTGGAGCCGCTGGAGGGGATGAGGCAAACATTTTTGCCGGCGATTTATACAGAATGTATTCAAAATATGCTGAAGAAGTTGGTTTTAAACAAAGTGTTCTTTCAACTTCGCCAGCAAATGCCGGCGGATTTAGCCAAATAGTATTTATGGTTAAAGGAGAAAATGCCTACTCGAAACTAAAATTTGAAACAGGCGTACACAGAGTCCAAAGAATACCAACAACTGAAAGTTCAGGACGTATCCATACATCTACTGTAACTGTAACTGTAATGCCAGAAATTGATGATAGTATAGATATCGAAATTAAACCTCAAGATATTAACATTGATACATATCGTTCTTCCGGGGCTGGTGGACAAAGTGTTAATACCACTGATTCAGCTATTAGAATTACACATATTCCTACTGGAATTGTAGTAACATCCCAAGATCAACGTAGCCAAATTGCAAACAAAGAAGCTGCAATGTCTGTTCTTAGATCTAAACTTTATGACCTCGAAATGCAAAAGAAGCAAGATGAAGAATCAGGATATAGAAAATTAGCAGGGCACGGCGATAGAAGCGAGAAAATTAGAACATATAACTATCCTCAAGACCGTGTAACTGACCATAGAATTGGTTATTCTACATCTTTAAAACAGGTAATTGAAGGCAAATTAGATTCGATTATTGAAAGTTTGCTGACCGAAGAACAAAACCAAAAAATAGCAGCAAGTGGATTAAAATAA
- a CDS encoding ribonuclease HII, producing MEYKVDIELREFKNLKQILGLDEAGRGCCAGPLVVAGVVFPPNYSNPLINDSKKLNAKQREMAFEQIKRDAIKYDIKFLTSIEVDYLNPKAGSVKLMTEIANQFNDVDLVITDYEKLPNCTVKQLNLVKGDSKSLTVAAASILAKVSRDRYMDELDLKYPEYSFKTHKGYGTLKHKQAMEKYGLIPEHRKSYKNVKSAYETFLNNKE from the coding sequence ATGGAATATAAAGTAGATATTGAATTAAGAGAATTTAAAAATCTAAAACAAATTTTGGGTTTAGACGAAGCGGGCAGGGGCTGCTGTGCTGGTCCATTGGTCGTTGCGGGAGTGGTATTTCCTCCTAATTATTCTAATCCGTTAATAAACGATTCTAAAAAATTAAATGCTAAACAAAGAGAAATGGCGTTTGAACAGATTAAAAGAGATGCCATTAAATACGATATTAAATTTTTAACCAGTATTGAGGTTGATTATTTAAATCCTAAAGCCGGTTCCGTAAAACTAATGACTGAAATTGCAAACCAATTTAACGATGTTGATTTAGTTATTACAGATTATGAAAAATTGCCTAATTGCACTGTCAAACAATTGAATTTAGTAAAGGGTGATTCTAAATCTCTCACGGTGGCGGCAGCTTCAATTTTAGCAAAAGTTTCAAGAGACAGATATATGGATGAATTGGATTTAAAATATCCCGAATACTCATTCAAAACACACAAAGGTTATGGAACTTTGAAACACAAACAAGCTATGGAAAAATATGGATTGATTCCAGAACACAGAAAAAGTTATAAAAATGTTAAATCAGCATACGAAACATTTTTAAACAATAAGGAGTAA
- a CDS encoding phosphopantetheine-binding protein, which produces MNITNLVIEKVQKFTKSKVSLNSELKELKIDSLTLAELVFDLEDELKIRVSDEELLKLKTIQDVVNLIENTKK; this is translated from the coding sequence ATGAATATTACAAATTTAGTTATTGAAAAGGTTCAAAAATTTACCAAGTCTAAAGTTTCATTAAACTCTGAATTAAAAGAACTTAAAATAGATTCATTAACTTTGGCTGAACTTGTTTTTGATCTTGAAGACGAATTAAAAATTCGTGTCAGTGATGAAGAATTACTGAAATTAAAAACAATACAAGATGTTGTTAATTTAATTGAAAATACTAAAAAATAG
- a CDS encoding RluA family pseudouridine synthase translates to MIKLEVTYKDRIDKYISDNTELSRNDVKQLILQGAVLLNDNTIPVNKPKYIVQQGWNITITKLIDKETNVVPRKMDLDIVYEDDDLVVLNKPTDLVVHPAPGHHDDTLVNGLLFHFKTLSNENGLLRPGIVHRIDKDTSGLLIIAKNNETHVKLVEMLKNHEIHRSYLAICDGLIENKTTKINLPINRHANDRKKMTVHKDGKDSITTVYLLKHFYLEKEPKSLVRCQLETGRTHQIRVHLKYIGHPIYGDPVYNKKIDEFNQRLHAYKLEFIHPISGKKITVFAPIPNEFNIADFDFNELKNEE, encoded by the coding sequence ATGATTAAATTAGAAGTTACATATAAAGACAGAATAGATAAATATATTTCAGATAATACCGAATTATCAAGAAATGACGTTAAGCAATTAATCTTGCAAGGCGCAGTTTTATTGAATGATAATACGATACCAGTCAACAAACCAAAATACATTGTTCAACAAGGTTGAAATATTACTATTACGAAATTAATTGATAAAGAAACTAATGTGGTTCCTAGAAAAATGGATTTAGACATTGTCTATGAAGATGATGATTTAGTAGTTTTAAACAAACCCACAGATTTGGTTGTACATCCAGCTCCCGGCCATCATGACGATACATTGGTAAATGGATTATTATTCCATTTCAAAACACTATCAAATGAAAACGGTTTATTAAGACCGGGCATAGTTCATAGAATAGATAAAGACACAAGTGGATTGTTGATTATAGCCAAAAATAATGAAACTCATGTTAAATTGGTTGAAATGTTAAAAAATCATGAAATTCATCGTTCGTATTTGGCTATTTGCGATGGTTTAATTGAAAATAAAACAACCAAAATAAATTTACCAATTAACAGACACGCAAACGATCGTAAGAAGATGACTGTCCACAAAGATGGGAAAGATTCAATCACCACAGTGTATCTACTTAAACATTTTTATTTAGAAAAAGAACCAAAATCATTAGTAAGATGTCAACTTGAAACTGGTCGTACCCATCAAATTCGTGTACACTTAAAATATATTGGGCACCCAATTTATGGAGATCCTGTATATAACAAAAAAATTGACGAATTCAATCAACGTTTGCATGCTTATAAATTAGAATTTATTCACCCTATCAGCGGTAAAAAAATTACTGTTTTTGCACCTATACCAAATGAATTTAACATTGCAGATTTCGATTTTAACGAATTGAAAAACGAAGAATAA
- a CDS encoding Mbov_0400 family ICE element protein, which produces MQNNTYWRFKQQQFRTLKISRNLDKTEIASSHPLVVFYTDDKVYYLTAKTWRNQIPQDKDLDVYFKNGSIDHGRGEIINCSSINIMNRKEFESIFEPMKYPNGESISSDKYAEIINKLNENIQDGNIAFNECYLSKDRNNKIIVDWKDKVNTSEIKDLKENINAISLLDKNELQDFLNGNDKILDNKKNVLKDKPPKSLCSNEMKPNAGKPFPNNPKPETSPPAETFTLKLKM; this is translated from the coding sequence ATGCAAAATAACACATATTGAAGATTCAAACAGCAACAGTTTAGAACGTTGAAAATAAGTAGAAATTTAGATAAAACTGAAATTGCATCATCACATCCTCTTGTTGTATTTTACACAGATGATAAGGTTTATTATTTAACTGCTAAAACATGAAGAAATCAAATTCCTCAAGATAAAGACCTAGATGTATATTTTAAAAACGGTTCTATAGATCACGGTAGAGGTGAAATAATAAATTGTTCATCAATTAACATAATGAATAGAAAGGAATTTGAGTCTATATTTGAACCTATGAAGTATCCTAATGGTGAATCAATAAGTTCAGATAAATATGCAGAAATTATCAATAAATTAAATGAGAATATACAGGATGGTAATATTGCTTTTAATGAATGCTATTTATCTAAAGATAGAAATAATAAAATAATTGTAGATTGAAAAGATAAAGTAAATACAAGCGAAATTAAAGATTTAAAAGAAAATATTAATGCTATATCATTATTAGATAAAAATGAGCTTCAGGACTTTTTAAATGGTAATGACAAAATATTAGATAATAAAAAGAATGTATTAAAAGATAAACCTCCAAAATCTTTATGTTCTAATGAAATGAAACCAAATGCTGGTAAACCGTTCCCGAACAATCCAAAACCCGAAACAAGTCCTCCTGCAGAAACTTTTACATTGAAATTAAAGATGTAA
- a CDS encoding nitroreductase family protein, producing the protein MSFYNRTIERYSVREYDTNKKISDEDYNKIINVIKSAPTSSNWHSSSAIVVRDKEILNKLGETSKYTGAIKSCDMFIVFLADYNRMNIAKSKHPELQYNNHSSESYTVAVGDAFIQATMAQDIATDLGLGTCFIGLVRTIEKEIINLLNIKGQAFPVVGLTIGHRLSEGHVKPKLNRVYENFYDYNNLNNEVDQYDAQLIKHLNKISPDKKAFSYTEATIKSASSYRMDTDLIEEIWNLELVNNK; encoded by the coding sequence ATGAGTTTTTACAATAGAACTATCGAAAGATATAGTGTTCGTGAATACGACACAAACAAAAAAATTTCTGATGAAGATTATAATAAAATAATAAATGTTATTAAATCTGCACCAACATCTTCAAATTGACATTCATCAAGTGCGATTGTAGTAAGAGATAAAGAAATATTAAATAAATTAGGAGAAACTAGCAAATATACTGGCGCAATTAAATCATGTGATATGTTTATAGTTTTTTTAGCAGACTACAATAGAATGAATATTGCAAAATCAAAACACCCAGAATTACAATATAATAATCATTCTTCAGAATCATATACAGTTGCAGTCGGTGATGCATTTATACAAGCTACAATGGCTCAAGATATTGCTACAGATTTAGGTTTAGGAACTTGTTTTATAGGTCTTGTCAGAACGATTGAAAAAGAAATAATCAACCTATTAAATATAAAAGGTCAAGCATTCCCAGTAGTTGGATTAACAATAGGCCACAGACTTAGTGAAGGACATGTTAAACCTAAATTAAACCGTGTGTACGAAAACTTCTATGACTACAATAATTTAAATAATGAAGTAGATCAATACGATGCTCAACTTATTAAGCATTTAAACAAAATTTCGCCAGATAAAAAAGCATTTTCATACACTGAAGCCACCATTAAATCCGCTTCATCATATCGCATGGATACTGATTTAATCGAAGAAATTTGAAATCTTGAATTAGTAAATAATAAATAA
- a CDS encoding ABC transporter permease subunit: MKKNSKYKWEFTSKKPIKFLALFVAIIFLIIMLAFLGVIIWKSSDIVKEFGFKPWSLDFDGVDGIKGGIFNSITISIIIAIFTLIFSIPLSIKSAVLITFRLNNKVSKIIKLVVKIIGSAPSVIFALYALNVLTNFTHFMFNSFNGKSFMTCVLMFIIFNSAVLINNLVNSFDSIDFNQQKIAKDLRINSSLIIYKLLLKSNKKQILKCCFTAFVKVVGEASAASFIMISNNSYNLWVSGENFFSNSIKPAATMVTTNFFALKSEYVKEYLFALSLTLIIVIGVINFLITLITKTNTFKTTYKDNLIILSNKWNNGKNKESQRTKIYDNIQKSIEWLFFIIIGLLIISAFIYILIFGFLSVIKPTSTIKFGVDTTLWSMSTTLYGAIWTAIIVIPFSLMVSIYFERFSRKTFFSKLINSLLITSGGLPSLVHGLFAYGIFIHLFGWTLDKGHDSSLLAGVASVVVLLIPVMIKQFNNGFKKINKTLIKQAANKGLSNPKIFFKLVLPLITPTIFNCFFMVLTLFVAEASPFLLTSGRQNSNVFSLLYPQQTLTTRMVAELNKHSSNSRNVMLECAFIAILLTSLFSLITYFVTPLLNTKMQEKVKVYLIKNKIAA, translated from the coding sequence ATGAAAAAAAATAGTAAATATAAATGGGAATTCACATCTAAAAAACCAATTAAATTTCTTGCTTTATTTGTTGCAATAATTTTTTTAATTATTATGTTAGCCTTTTTAGGTGTAATAATATGGAAATCATCTGATATCGTTAAGGAATTTGGATTTAAACCTTGGTCATTAGATTTTGATGGTGTAGATGGTATTAAGGGTGGTATATTTAATTCAATAACTATCTCTATAATAATTGCTATTTTTACATTAATTTTTAGTATTCCTTTATCAATAAAAAGTGCAGTTTTAATCACATTTAGACTTAATAATAAAGTAAGCAAGATTATAAAGCTAGTCGTGAAAATAATAGGAAGTGCCCCTTCAGTGATTTTTGCATTGTATGCTCTCAATGTTTTAACGAATTTTACTCATTTTATGTTTAATTCGTTTAATGGAAAAAGTTTTATGACTTGTGTTTTAATGTTTATTATATTTAATTCTGCAGTTCTGATAAATAACTTAGTAAATAGTTTTGATTCCATAGATTTTAACCAACAAAAAATTGCAAAAGATTTAAGAATCAATTCATCTTTGATTATTTACAAATTACTACTGAAATCTAATAAAAAGCAAATTTTAAAATGTTGTTTTACGGCTTTTGTTAAAGTTGTTGGTGAGGCGTCAGCTGCTTCATTTATTATGATTAGTAATAATTCATATAATTTATGGGTTAGCGGCGAAAATTTCTTCAGTAACTCCATTAAACCGGCGGCAACAATGGTAACAACTAACTTTTTCGCTCTTAAAAGTGAATATGTGAAAGAATATTTATTTGCATTATCACTGACATTAATTATTGTGATTGGAGTAATTAATTTTCTCATTACTTTAATTACGAAAACAAATACGTTTAAAACAACATATAAAGACAATTTAATTATATTATCCAACAAGTGAAATAATGGAAAAAATAAGGAATCCCAAAGAACTAAAATTTATGATAATATCCAAAAATCAATTGAGTGATTATTCTTTATAATTATTGGTTTGTTAATCATTAGTGCTTTCATTTATATTTTAATATTCGGATTTTTATCAGTAATTAAACCGACATCGACTATTAAATTTGGTGTAGATACAACGCTTTGATCGATGTCAACCACATTATATGGTGCGATTTGAACGGCGATTATTGTTATACCTTTTAGTTTGATGGTTTCAATTTATTTTGAGAGATTTTCAAGAAAAACATTTTTTAGCAAGTTAATTAATTCACTATTAATAACAAGTGGAGGTTTACCATCATTAGTGCATGGTTTATTTGCGTATGGTATTTTTATCCATCTTTTTGGTTGAACATTAGATAAAGGCCATGATTCATCATTATTGGCCGGTGTTGCCTCTGTTGTTGTATTGTTGATACCAGTTATGATTAAACAGTTTAATAACGGTTTCAAAAAAATTAACAAAACATTAATTAAACAAGCCGCAAATAAAGGCTTAAGCAACCCAAAAATATTTTTCAAATTAGTCCTTCCATTGATAACACCAACAATTTTTAATTGTTTCTTTATGGTGCTGACTCTATTTGTTGCTGAAGCATCACCATTTTTATTAACTTCAGGAAGACAAAATTCAAATGTCTTTTCGTTGCTTTACCCTCAACAAACATTAACAACAAGAATGGTGGCTGAATTAAACAAACACAGTTCTAATTCAAGAAACGTGATGTTAGAATGTGCTTTTATTGCTATTTTATTAACTTCTTTATTTTCTTTAATCACTTATTTTGTGACACCGTTATTGAATACAAAAATGCAAGAAAAAGTTAAGGTGTATTTAATTAAAAATAAAATAGCCGCATAG
- a CDS encoding aspartate--ammonia ligase encodes MYQTKLSIRQTQSAIQDLRSYFQDLLKLELNLTRATAPLFVTSESCLNDGLNGEKPVSFLPKNSTKELQIVHSLAKWKRQALHDYDFNLYEGLFTDMNAIRREEELDNIHSYYVDQWDWEKIIDKNDRNIEYLKYTVSKIYNSILLTKKHINEKFKLEAKFNKEVFFISSQELENLYPELTPEEREQKLAKEKGTIFIYQIGWPLKSGYAQSRRAFDYDDWELNGDLIIYAPWLDKAIEISSMGIRVDRDALLKQSNRSVQELTEMSEFHAGILNNVLPLTIGGGIGQSRLCMLILEKHHIGEVQSSYWPEKMKQKLAEQNIHLL; translated from the coding sequence ATGTACCAAACAAAGTTATCAATTAGACAAACACAGAGTGCAATTCAAGATTTGCGCTCATACTTCCAGGACTTGCTTAAATTAGAATTAAATTTAACTAGAGCTACCGCTCCATTATTTGTTACATCTGAATCTTGTTTAAATGATGGTCTAAATGGCGAAAAACCGGTTTCATTTTTGCCAAAAAATTCAACAAAAGAATTACAAATAGTTCACTCATTAGCAAAATGAAAAAGACAGGCATTACACGATTATGATTTTAATCTTTATGAGGGTTTGTTTACTGATATGAACGCAATTCGCCGTGAGGAAGAATTAGATAATATTCACTCATATTATGTCGACCAATGAGACTGAGAAAAAATAATAGATAAAAACGATAGAAATATTGAGTATTTAAAATATACAGTAAGCAAGATTTATAATTCGATTTTACTCACTAAAAAACATATTAATGAAAAGTTCAAATTAGAAGCAAAATTTAATAAAGAAGTGTTTTTCATAAGCTCTCAAGAATTAGAAAATCTTTACCCCGAATTAACTCCAGAAGAAAGGGAACAAAAACTAGCCAAAGAAAAAGGAACAATTTTTATTTATCAAATTGGCTGACCGTTAAAATCTGGTTATGCGCAATCTCGTCGAGCTTTTGATTATGACGACTGAGAATTGAATGGTGATTTAATTATTTATGCTCCTTGACTTGATAAAGCAATTGAAATTTCATCAATGGGTATTAGAGTAGATCGGGACGCGTTATTAAAGCAATCTAATAGAAGTGTTCAGGAATTAACCGAAATGTCTGAGTTTCACGCTGGTATATTAAATAATGTTCTACCATTAACAATCGGTGGTGGAATAGGGCAAAGTAGATTATGTATGTTAATTTTAGAAAAACATCATATCGGAGAGGTCCAATCTTCATATTGGCCAGAAAAAATGAAGCAAAAACTTGCTGAACAAAACATACACTTACTATAA
- a CDS encoding Mbov_0400 family ICE element protein, which translates to MNNLPIINFDRRGLRITGTKYHPVVVFYTGNDVWYLNSRSLNYRGTSSPKRFFSGEIKLIDNDGYESLVDLTSIQVMDKKQFHSYFAEGEFSRLDNLIDSRQCKEIITGLFERINDEKNKVLTIQRINLELNNGKYQAHNKIIHSQPNKLTDTPLTFEESTQIANLKQILRQLNKVDVQDLSWFTEQDNVQLEIRKHKNTLINSEKVQKQKVVEEESDSQAFTFKLKM; encoded by the coding sequence ATGAACAATCTACCAATTATTAACTTTGATAGACGCGGTTTGCGAATAACAGGAACAAAGTATCATCCAGTGGTTGTTTTTTATACCGGTAATGATGTATGATATCTAAATTCTCGGTCATTAAATTATAGGGGCACATCAAGCCCTAAGAGGTTTTTCTCTGGCGAAATAAAATTAATTGATAATGACGGATATGAATCGTTAGTTGATTTAACGAGCATTCAAGTAATGGATAAGAAACAATTTCATAGTTATTTTGCTGAAGGCGAATTTAGTAGATTAGATAATTTAATTGATAGTAGGCAATGTAAAGAAATCATCACTGGTTTATTTGAAAGAATCAACGATGAAAAAAACAAGGTTCTTACAATTCAACGTATTAACTTAGAATTAAATAACGGCAAATACCAAGCGCATAATAAAATCATTCACTCACAACCAAATAAGTTGACGGACACGCCATTAACTTTTGAAGAAAGCACACAAATAGCCAATTTAAAACAAATATTAAGACAACTTAATAAAGTTGATGTGCAAGATTTAAGCTGATTTACAGAACAAGATAATGTCCAACTGGAAATACGGAAGCATAAAAATACTTTAATTAATTCAGAAAAAGTGCAAAAGCAAAAGGTCGTGGAGGAAGAAAGCGACTCACAGGCTTTTACATTTAAATTAAAGATGTAA
- a CDS encoding NUDIX hydrolase, whose translation MELLDIYDNERQKTGKTFIRGESLEYGNNHIVAFLCLFNKKGEMLIQKRVSNKPKYPGLWDVSVGGAVDHGESSVEGIKREALEEIGYNFEPLHQKAAFTINLKKIYCDYFIGVTDWELDKFEIQKEEVEQLMWADYDTVINLIRENQFMKYHESLIKYIFDIWQMPYTRLSDPNLM comes from the coding sequence ATGGAATTATTAGATATTTATGACAATGAACGTCAAAAAACAGGTAAAACATTTATTCGTGGAGAAAGTTTAGAGTATGGAAACAACCATATAGTCGCTTTTCTGTGTTTATTTAATAAAAAAGGTGAAATGTTAATACAAAAAAGAGTTTCAAATAAACCAAAATACCCTGGTTTGTGAGACGTTAGTGTTGGTGGGGCAGTCGATCATGGAGAAAGTTCTGTTGAAGGAATAAAACGAGAAGCTTTAGAGGAAATTGGTTATAACTTTGAACCTCTGCATCAAAAAGCGGCATTCACAATCAACCTAAAGAAAATATATTGTGACTATTTCATCGGTGTTACTGACTGAGAATTAGATAAGTTTGAAATTCAAAAAGAAGAAGTTGAACAATTAATGTGAGCTGATTATGACACGGTCATTAATTTAATAAGAGAGAATCAGTTCATGAAATACCACGAATCCTTAATCAAATATATCTTTGATATTTGACAAATGCCGTATACCAGATTAAGTGACCCAAACTTAATGTAA
- the prmC gene encoding peptide chain release factor N(5)-glutamine methyltransferase, which produces MPTIEELKLEKRRYGLSEIISNEELKKLQEGMPIQYIMGYIEFLNTKIKLDHKVLIPRYETEEMVDLALKKYVKNKIDFKVLDLCCGSGFIGLAIKVNAPKVQVTLSDIDPIAIKQTKENAIENLGSDTRVNIIQSDLFSNVTEKFDLIISNPPYLDENIILNNDKDLKWEPQHALYTKDEGWYFYKKILDHYKSYLNDDGVLIFEINPLHIQKWNELNNVKILNDINNKPRFAIIV; this is translated from the coding sequence ATGCCTACAATTGAAGAGTTAAAATTAGAAAAACGTCGTTACGGATTAAGCGAAATAATCTCTAATGAAGAACTAAAAAAACTTCAAGAAGGAATGCCTATTCAATATATTATGGGATATATTGAATTTTTAAATACGAAGATAAAATTAGACCATAAGGTTTTAATACCTCGATATGAAACTGAAGAAATGGTTGATTTGGCTTTAAAAAAATACGTGAAAAACAAAATTGATTTTAAAGTACTTGATCTTTGCTGCGGTTCAGGTTTTATTGGTTTGGCAATTAAGGTAAATGCACCAAAAGTACAAGTAACTCTTTCGGATATTGATCCTATCGCTATCAAACAAACTAAGGAAAACGCAATTGAAAATCTAGGCAGTGATACACGCGTAAATATTATCCAAAGTGACTTATTTTCAAATGTAACCGAAAAATTTGATTTAATAATATCTAACCCTCCATATCTCGATGAAAATATTATCTTAAATAATGACAAAGATTTAAAATGAGAACCACAACATGCTTTATACACAAAAGACGAAGGGTGGTATTTTTATAAAAAAATACTTGATCATTATAAAAGTTATTTAAACGATGATGGTGTACTTATATTCGAAATTAACCCCTTACATATTCAAAAATGAAATGAATTGAATAATGTCAAAATTTTAAATGATATAAACAATAAGCCAAGATTTGCTATTATTGTATAA